A stretch of the Malus sylvestris chromosome 10, drMalSylv7.2, whole genome shotgun sequence genome encodes the following:
- the LOC126585897 gene encoding urease accessory protein D isoform X2 gives MEREGRVEVEKVGGRSTVTRCFSKYPLKFIIPRKGDSISCEFDIGDGCTTVLTTQASTKGGVQDNDFGVPITSRGFTIFIPLFVYKSVGFKCCEQVLEARVGSNALLAVIPDPVTCFSTARYSQKQVFRVVSDSSLVIVDWITSGRHESGEKWDFDLYKSINHIFMENDEPLFLDAVHLERGNISSIAERMQDYQVIAMVVLLGPKIKHIQNLVQENVKRIMSDQLHIPSTASGHQIKTHSDNRFAKPSFIASSSVFGPKGIGVVVRVAATTTESVYKFLQHQLAGMEPLLGVSPYH, from the exons atggagagagagggaagggtGGAGGTGGAAAAAGTGGGAGGAAGGTCAACAGTGACAAGATGCTTCTCAAAGTATCCTCTCAAGTTCATCATCCCCAGAAAG GGAGATTCTATTTCATGTGAGTTTGACATTGGAGATGGCTGCACCACTGTCTTAACAACCCAAGCTTCCACTAAG GGAGGAGTGCAAGATAAcgattttggagtgccaataacatctCGCGGATTCACTATCTTCATTCCCTTATTC GTTTACAAGTCTGTGGGATTCAAGTGCTGTGAACAAGTCTTGGAG GCAAGGGTTGGGAGCAATGCCCTTTTGGCGGTCATTCCTGATCCTGTGACATGTTTTTCTACGGCAAGATACTCTCAGAAACAAGTCTTTAGGGTAGTTTCCGACTCAAGTTTGGTCATTGTGGATTGGATTACCAGTGGGCGTCACGAAAGTGGAGAAAAATGGGATTTCGATCTTTACAAGAGCATCAACCACATATTTATGGAAAATGATGAACCTCTGTTTCTGGACGCg GTGCACCTCGAGCGTGGAAATATCTCTTCAATTGCTGAACGAATGCAGGACTACCAAGTAATTGCAATGGTTGTACTCTTGGG GCCAAAGATCAAGCACATTcagaacctagttcaagaaaaCGTGAAGAGGATCATGTCTGACCAATTACACATTCCTTCCACCGCGTCAGgtcaccaaataaaaacacatTCCGATAATCGCTTCGCCAAACCAAGCTTTATTGCTTCTTCAAGTGTTTTTGGTCCTAAG GGAATCGGGGTGGTTGTTCGTGTAGCTGCTACAACAACTGAATCAGTTTATAAGTTCCTGCAGCATCAATTGGCCGGCATGGAGCCACTACTTGGGGTATCGCCATATCACTGA
- the LOC126585897 gene encoding urease accessory protein D isoform X4, which translates to MEREGRVEVEKVGGRSTVTRCFSKYPLKFIIPRKGDSISCEFDIGDGCTTVLTTQASTKVYKSVGFKCCEQVLEARVGSNALLAVIPDPVTCFSTARYSQKQVFRVVSDSSLVIVDWITSGRHESGEKWDFDLYKSINHIFMENDEPLFLDAVHLERGNISSIAERMQDYQVIAMVVLLGPKIKHIQNLVQENVKRIMSDQLHIPSTASGHQIKTHSDNRFAKPSFIASSSVFGPKGIGVVVRVAATTTESVYKFLQHQLAGMEPLLGVSPYH; encoded by the exons atggagagagagggaagggtGGAGGTGGAAAAAGTGGGAGGAAGGTCAACAGTGACAAGATGCTTCTCAAAGTATCCTCTCAAGTTCATCATCCCCAGAAAG GGAGATTCTATTTCATGTGAGTTTGACATTGGAGATGGCTGCACCACTGTCTTAACAACCCAAGCTTCCACTAAG GTTTACAAGTCTGTGGGATTCAAGTGCTGTGAACAAGTCTTGGAG GCAAGGGTTGGGAGCAATGCCCTTTTGGCGGTCATTCCTGATCCTGTGACATGTTTTTCTACGGCAAGATACTCTCAGAAACAAGTCTTTAGGGTAGTTTCCGACTCAAGTTTGGTCATTGTGGATTGGATTACCAGTGGGCGTCACGAAAGTGGAGAAAAATGGGATTTCGATCTTTACAAGAGCATCAACCACATATTTATGGAAAATGATGAACCTCTGTTTCTGGACGCg GTGCACCTCGAGCGTGGAAATATCTCTTCAATTGCTGAACGAATGCAGGACTACCAAGTAATTGCAATGGTTGTACTCTTGGG GCCAAAGATCAAGCACATTcagaacctagttcaagaaaaCGTGAAGAGGATCATGTCTGACCAATTACACATTCCTTCCACCGCGTCAGgtcaccaaataaaaacacatTCCGATAATCGCTTCGCCAAACCAAGCTTTATTGCTTCTTCAAGTGTTTTTGGTCCTAAG GGAATCGGGGTGGTTGTTCGTGTAGCTGCTACAACAACTGAATCAGTTTATAAGTTCCTGCAGCATCAATTGGCCGGCATGGAGCCACTACTTGGGGTATCGCCATATCACTGA
- the LOC126585897 gene encoding urease accessory protein D isoform X3, which yields MEREGRVEVEKVGGRSTVTRCFSKYPLKFIIPRKVGPSKTDAVWVYNLTYGGGIVSGDSISCEFDIGDGCTTVLTTQASTKVYKSVGFKCCEQVLEARVGSNALLAVIPDPVTCFSTARYSQKQVFRVVSDSSLVIVDWITSGRHESGEKWDFDLYKSINHIFMENDEPLFLDAVHLERGNISSIAERMQDYQVIAMVVLLGPKIKHIQNLVQENVKRIMSDQLHIPSTASGHQIKTHSDNRFAKPSFIASSSVFGPKGIGVVVRVAATTTESVYKFLQHQLAGMEPLLGVSPYH from the exons atggagagagagggaagggtGGAGGTGGAAAAAGTGGGAGGAAGGTCAACAGTGACAAGATGCTTCTCAAAGTATCCTCTCAAGTTCATCATCCCCAGAAAG GTGGGTCCCTCCAAAACTGATGCTGTTTGGGTTTACAACCTCACCTATGGTGGTGGTATTGTTTCT GGAGATTCTATTTCATGTGAGTTTGACATTGGAGATGGCTGCACCACTGTCTTAACAACCCAAGCTTCCACTAAG GTTTACAAGTCTGTGGGATTCAAGTGCTGTGAACAAGTCTTGGAG GCAAGGGTTGGGAGCAATGCCCTTTTGGCGGTCATTCCTGATCCTGTGACATGTTTTTCTACGGCAAGATACTCTCAGAAACAAGTCTTTAGGGTAGTTTCCGACTCAAGTTTGGTCATTGTGGATTGGATTACCAGTGGGCGTCACGAAAGTGGAGAAAAATGGGATTTCGATCTTTACAAGAGCATCAACCACATATTTATGGAAAATGATGAACCTCTGTTTCTGGACGCg GTGCACCTCGAGCGTGGAAATATCTCTTCAATTGCTGAACGAATGCAGGACTACCAAGTAATTGCAATGGTTGTACTCTTGGG GCCAAAGATCAAGCACATTcagaacctagttcaagaaaaCGTGAAGAGGATCATGTCTGACCAATTACACATTCCTTCCACCGCGTCAGgtcaccaaataaaaacacatTCCGATAATCGCTTCGCCAAACCAAGCTTTATTGCTTCTTCAAGTGTTTTTGGTCCTAAG GGAATCGGGGTGGTTGTTCGTGTAGCTGCTACAACAACTGAATCAGTTTATAAGTTCCTGCAGCATCAATTGGCCGGCATGGAGCCACTACTTGGGGTATCGCCATATCACTGA
- the LOC126585897 gene encoding urease accessory protein D isoform X1, with amino-acid sequence MEREGRVEVEKVGGRSTVTRCFSKYPLKFIIPRKVGPSKTDAVWVYNLTYGGGIVSGDSISCEFDIGDGCTTVLTTQASTKGGVQDNDFGVPITSRGFTIFIPLFVYKSVGFKCCEQVLEARVGSNALLAVIPDPVTCFSTARYSQKQVFRVVSDSSLVIVDWITSGRHESGEKWDFDLYKSINHIFMENDEPLFLDAVHLERGNISSIAERMQDYQVIAMVVLLGPKIKHIQNLVQENVKRIMSDQLHIPSTASGHQIKTHSDNRFAKPSFIASSSVFGPKGIGVVVRVAATTTESVYKFLQHQLAGMEPLLGVSPYH; translated from the exons atggagagagagggaagggtGGAGGTGGAAAAAGTGGGAGGAAGGTCAACAGTGACAAGATGCTTCTCAAAGTATCCTCTCAAGTTCATCATCCCCAGAAAG GTGGGTCCCTCCAAAACTGATGCTGTTTGGGTTTACAACCTCACCTATGGTGGTGGTATTGTTTCT GGAGATTCTATTTCATGTGAGTTTGACATTGGAGATGGCTGCACCACTGTCTTAACAACCCAAGCTTCCACTAAG GGAGGAGTGCAAGATAAcgattttggagtgccaataacatctCGCGGATTCACTATCTTCATTCCCTTATTC GTTTACAAGTCTGTGGGATTCAAGTGCTGTGAACAAGTCTTGGAG GCAAGGGTTGGGAGCAATGCCCTTTTGGCGGTCATTCCTGATCCTGTGACATGTTTTTCTACGGCAAGATACTCTCAGAAACAAGTCTTTAGGGTAGTTTCCGACTCAAGTTTGGTCATTGTGGATTGGATTACCAGTGGGCGTCACGAAAGTGGAGAAAAATGGGATTTCGATCTTTACAAGAGCATCAACCACATATTTATGGAAAATGATGAACCTCTGTTTCTGGACGCg GTGCACCTCGAGCGTGGAAATATCTCTTCAATTGCTGAACGAATGCAGGACTACCAAGTAATTGCAATGGTTGTACTCTTGGG GCCAAAGATCAAGCACATTcagaacctagttcaagaaaaCGTGAAGAGGATCATGTCTGACCAATTACACATTCCTTCCACCGCGTCAGgtcaccaaataaaaacacatTCCGATAATCGCTTCGCCAAACCAAGCTTTATTGCTTCTTCAAGTGTTTTTGGTCCTAAG GGAATCGGGGTGGTTGTTCGTGTAGCTGCTACAACAACTGAATCAGTTTATAAGTTCCTGCAGCATCAATTGGCCGGCATGGAGCCACTACTTGGGGTATCGCCATATCACTGA